TTGATTAAGATAAGGGTTAGCAAAAGTAACTATTAAATTTCCTTAATTACTTCAAGTCTGGTAGGGTGTGAACAAGTTAATGATTGGATTGTAGGGTGGGGTTATAAGTATGACATTGAGAAGTAATTTAGTTCTAACTAGTTTTTGACATTTTGTATTTGGTCATGTTGCGAGCAATTTTACCTGAAATTCTGAAAGAGCAGCATCTGTACATATCAGAGAACAAACTGGTCTGTTTTAAGCTATTCATTTTGTATTTGGTCATGTTGCAAGCAATTTTACCTGAAATTCTGAAAGAGCTGCATCAGAGAACAAACTGGTCTGTTTTAAGCTATTGCTTTTATTATTTCAAGGGTTTATGGTTTGCTTACAACATGTTCAGTAGTGTTTAGACTTTTCAATCATTGGTTGTCCCCTTCCAATTAAGGAACGAGTCGCAGAATGCAGATTCTGTAATGGGATGCTTTATATAGAGACGTAGATAGATAGTTAAAGAAATAGGATTTTAAAACGCCATAGTTCATCTAGAGAGTAGCTTTAGAAAAGATCATGAAGCCACATGGCTGGTATTTTGCCATTTTGCCAGTGTGCATTGTGCTCACCAAAAAATGCAATTCCATACTGGCTACATAAGAAGTTGTTTTTTTCCCTTCTGTTCATTGCATTCCAAAACCAGTATATGTAACAATATTGATGGTTTATGATTTGTTTGTttacttttacctttttttttgtgtttctcACTTTCGCTTGACTAATTTCAGATTTGATCGGGACTGGAAAAAGATTGAAGCATTTGTTGGTTCAAAAACAGTTATCCAGGTATTTATAATAGAAGTAATAGGAAACAAAAAACAAGTTACTAGTGTATGTTAGCTgattttggtttcttttttaaaacagtGAAACGtcagaataataatttttttcttgatttcacATTATGCTTGGATTTTGAATTCCTTACTGgctatttaatgaattttttttagtgtcATTAATATTATGCATGAATTGAAGATTACTAAATGGTAACATGCTGGTTTCCAAAAGACTTTTTATTGAAGCCTCTGACCTGAGTTTGAATCTTTCCATAGCTTTTATATTTTCCCTTACTAgaaaaccatttgaatttgttcaTCAAATATTTCTGTCTAGATTTTGTTGCATcacaatgaaatttaatttatactgtgtttttcttcaaaagacTAAGGATTGATGATGGAAAGGACTTAGACTTGTAATTTGTTGCTTTGTTGCATGTTCGATTAAGTACAAAAGAAAAGACGTAAAGCTATAAACTCATATTGGATTATATAATGTGTATAGTGTTTCTTTCATCAAttttcttgtgcttaatatCTGACACTTACATGTTCCTCTAACTGTCCATTCTTCACTGTTCTGTGTAAAATTCTATTTGGCAGATACGAAGTCATGCACAGAAGTATTTTCTTAAAGTTCAGAAGAAGGGAACAAGTGAACATGTACCTCCTCCCCGGCCAAAGAGAAAAGCTGCTCGCCCATACCCTCAAAAAGCTCCTAAAAGTTAGTATAGTCAACGCCAACCACTTTTAATGTTCTTGTCTATTGCATCAAATTTTGAGTAACACTtatttgtttttgcattttatCAGCTCCTACTGTATCCCAAGTTATGGGCCCATTgcaatcttcatcttctttcaTTGAACCTGCATACATTTATATCCCGGATTCTTCATCTGCGCTTGGAACTCCAGTTACTAACATGCCTTCGTCATCTTGGAACTATAATAATACACCACAACCTGTCAATGTGCCACAAGTGACCAGAGGTATGTTTGTCCTGAActcaatgtttttcttttttcattttttgttattcaaatatgtaatttttagaGTCTATTCTATGATGACTGCAAATTTAAGGAAGGCTTAGCTAAGTTGtaaagttttttggtttgtttgttAGATGACATGGGATTCACTGTAGCTGGACAAACTGCTCCTCTTAATTGTTGCTGCAGCAGTAGTAATGAGAGCAACCCTCCAACTTGGCCAAGTAGCAAAAGGATTAATCAAGGTGACCAGGAGCCAATTAAAGGTTGGAATGcttttttatctcttaatttgAACTTGATTCTGCTTGAATCTGACATAATGGAAGAATCACAAAATATTTGAGTAGATCTTGTGATAAAACTTAGAGAATGTAGTTTGTGATTGTGGGGGAACTTCTTGAGTTTTGGTTCAATTAAAATGGGAAAAGAAATCCTGAAACTCGTAGTTCCATTGTAGTAACAGCATCTTTCTGAGGATTGTGGTTTAGCCATTGCTCGATTGTCCCCACTCCCTATGTCTTATTCAGTTATTTGTGTAGTTGTAGAATGCTATATAGGAATCAACTACTAAAAGATAAAGCTTTTCATTCATTAGGATATTGAGGAAATGACCGAAACAAGAATTTGTGCACAAGCTTCTTATCCATTAGACTAGGCTTATTTCTCCAAAATCTATAATACCACTGCTGGTAGTTCTTTGACCCTCGAGGGATGCTGGTTTGATTCTGCCCTTTGGCCgtcttgtattaaaaaaaataactgctGGTAGTTATGTATTAAGGAGTATAAATCTGATTGTTGGTTGTGTAATTAGGCAACGTGAAGTTATTTGTAATGTGTGGTTCTAGAATGCTCTCTGTATGAGACTATTGTCTCTGGGACAGCAAGTGTATTGCTGTAATCTGTGTGATTTCAGtgttcaatattattttttatcagtttTATCAATTAGCGTTCTATCAGTATAACTACAAGAAGGAATGCAGGACTAGTTGGGGAGAAAAGGGGGAGGttgaagttttaatttttttacattattgtgAAATCTACATGGTGGGCTGGACTTGGTGCTATAAACTATAGCGATTAatcaagaagaaaatataaaccaAAGATATTAAAGAGTTCATTTAAATGTATCCAAGATCAAGAAGAAAATTTAATGTTGAACAAGTTTTTGATCGGTTTCGTAAAAGTTCATAGGAAACGTGCAAAAGGAATTACATGATGTTCCTTGAAGCTTTCAGTTCAAGCCTCAAGGAAGTAAAAATATGCGAAAATAACATGCTTATTAaagtttccatttttttatatattatcgttttcaagaagcacaagaagcaGAGCTAGAACTGCTATATATAGAGGACAGTtcaaaaagaatgaaagaaaatggagTATTTATAGAATTCTAGAGCTGGTATATTGAGAGGACAGCAGGATTaatagtaaaattatattttttgtgatctGGTGCGGTGCCACTGCTacataaaatgatatattttagagTTGGCTTAGGATTGGTTGGCCAGGATTCGGGACTGGGCCCTTAATTCAACATATGCATTTTCATGTGTTGGAGCTTCAAGAAACAAGTAGGGCTGGGCTAGATATATTTAATTCAACTCATCTGGaccttataaaatatatactacacttccttttttctcttccctgaATTTTTTTCCCGAGGTGAGTAGTGCATATAAATAACTATATGTTTTGCCAATTTCCCCTAGTGGTTTGTTTTATTCATTTACACGATTCTTTAACTCTTGCATTGTCTTATTTGTGTATAAATAGAAATGTATATGAATAGTATTAATGTTGTTAAGTTTGTTATGTTTTGGTATGCTATGTCTGACATTGCAATTGTTGAGCATGTTTGACTCCTATGTTCATGATTCTTGCGTGCTCCTGTTGATAAGTTTGACTTGTCCATGCAGTAATGCCAGATTTTGCACAAGTCTACAGCTTCATCGGCAGTGTATTCGATCCAAATTCAACTAATCACCTACAGAAACTACGACAGATGGATCCATTAAATGTGGAAACGGTATGTAATACCAAGTACATCATTTTCTTTGCCTCTATCATTCTTTTCTTTCAGGGTTTGAAAAGGGAGTCTAATTTTATGGTTTAAGTTCTTAGCTTGACTGCCTGAGTACTTTATATTGTGCTGTTTTGCAGATATTGTTGTTGATGAGAAATCTCTCCATCAATTTAATGAGTCCTGAATTTGAGGATCATGTAAGTTTGTTTCCGATAGTTGGCATTTTTTCCCTCGTTATTTTTCCAACAGACATAGTTATTGTGCACATTAATTTAGTTATAGATGCCATGGTCATCTTTTTATCCTTGTTGCTTTCttgcttttattatttaacatgaCAAAAGATATGATATTAAATTGCTTTCAACTGGCTGGattgttttgaatttatttcGCAATGTTGATATTTTGTTCCTGGAAGACTCATTCTCGTTGGTCTGTGAATATAGAATTTTGGCTCTATCTTTGTACGTATGTTGTTTGGTACTATGgatgattttcataaaaaaacttattttctagAGCATAAGTTGGGTGTTATGCAATAAGTTgcccaattaatattatttctatatttttgtcaTTCCTTTGTACGTGCTTATAATTTAGTGTTTGCACCATAATTGAAATGTGTTAGTAATAAGATAGACCCTTATTGATTACTATTTGAAGTTGTAAACTCTATCTGATTTGGCATTCTAATATACAAAATCAACACTCCAATGATGTTTAGGACTCATTGGAGATAATTGTTTTCCAAACACACATGCTGAAGTGTAGAGAAGTTAGCTGGGCATGAAGCGTAGGAtgagttattttatgattttatatatatatatatatatatatattttgaattgcaTGGATAGTTCTTCCCTGCATTCGATTTTTCTTCTGTATGTTCCCAATTTTAGTGTACTGTATGTTCCATACTGTCACTGCTAGTGTTGTCTTATTATTCATAACTGTACTTCATCATGGTCTACTGACTGATTCTTTTCCTGCCAAACCTTTAATGCAGAAGAGGATGCTTTCATCATATGACACCGACTCTGACAAGTCGAAGTTGGTTAATATTTGCAGCAAATCCCTCACTAATAAATCTGAGAGTGCTGTTTTGTCTGCTTAGGATGTGGCCAGTGGTTTGCCCTCAATAATGCACATAAAGTGGGAGCAAGAAAAGGAGAAGGCAAAGGTTTTGCTAAAAGGAAGTGTAGTATCTAGATGCTTGCAAGTTGAATGtgtatataactatatataaatatatgtatacattTTGGATtgagtttttgtttgttttaggcACTGTTAGATCGTAGATATGCTGGTGTTTTGTGTATATCTTTCGAAGATATGATGATTGTCCTTGGAATGCAGGACAATGAGAGTCCTGTTAGGTCACTTCTGGAGGCTATACTGTACAGTCTGTTGAGTGCTTTTGTTTATTATGCTGTGAAGCATAGGATTAGTATAAAAGAGTGGTGTTAGGACTTAGGGGGTGCCGTTGGCGTTGTATATATAAAGCAATAAAACAGTGTAGATAAGTTTCTTCTTTCATgcgtaataataataataataataataataataataataataataataataataataataataataataatagtaaaaccTGTCTTGCTACCTGGTCTCAACTATATAATCATGTGTAATCAATggcaaaaagaagaaagaatataCATGAGTACCTTTTTACTGATAAGTTCCAAGCGATCTTGGTCATGAGTGCCAAAATATTTTACCAAAACCCCTACCCACAATTTTGGTAAGAAAATGTAATGAATTCTGATGTTGTCTAATCACAAGAAAATAGATTTACAGAAAACAGGTTAACCGTACATTAAATTAGCATTATCCAATGAATAAAAAAGCTACATCAGTTCCCGTACATTAAATTAACAtatccaataaataaaaaagatacatCAATTCATATATATCCTCGCACTAGTAAGTTTTGTACTACcaaatgtttttataaaattggcACATTATTACTTTGATTACatagaaacttatttttttggtatttataTATAGAAACTTCTTCATAAACATACATATAGCATTCTTAGCTCCATTTCAGCTTTATTTCCAAGTTTGCTCACGGTAACTCTAGTGAGTTACAACCTAGACTCATTGGTTGAAAGAGTTTTTGAGAGTTTCTTTAtggaaaaaagatatatattttaacaGAGAAATTTTCAAAAACTCGTCTAACTTGTATCAAATCATGTTCCtaagaaattaaaacaatacAACACATGTTAAAGTGTTTGGCAACTGTAGACGCATAACCCTCCTCGGTTGTTGACTTAGCACCGATATATCCCTAAAACGGGTTCTGAATCTTCTAAACATGGCTAGCACATGAGTGATGAACCATAGCATGTATATAATGAAACCAAATGATTCACAAGTGTCGGGTAGCAATAACAACACTAGGGAAACCAACGAGAGTGAACCAAACACTTGCATGAGGGTGTCAAAGTGATGAACCCTCGCAGTAAACTTGATCCTGCCCAAGAAGGCCAAGCAATAAACAAGAAAGCTAGCAATGGAGACGATGGTTGTCTTTGTATGAAGTTGAAATGGGGTGGGATTTTCAGGATATCTTATTTGCAGAAAAGCCAAAAGTAAAAAGAAGATGAACGCAACAAGAGCATGCAGAGGATAATTGGTTTCTATTTCCATATTACGTACTTGAATATAGAGGATACTGAAGTTGAAGGTCACTGCAGTACCTCTGAGAGCATGATCAAAAGAAACAGGTCTTGGTCTTATAAGATCAGCCATGGAAACTCTCGTGGCTAGCTTTCTTTGATATATGGCTCAAAGTAGTGAGAAATTATAGTAGAGTACTTGTTGTATGTATAAATAAGGAGTGGGGTTACGAAGTTTTTGATATTGTGAGTGTAAATATTCTACCCCTCTCTACAAAATGGGAACTTAATTCGTCtacacattaattatattttatttaagatgGTCAGTGGTCACGATAATTACATAATCTGTCACCATATTCTATTGGGTCGGACGGCATTTTTTTCTTAGGAAATTTCTTACTGAgtaatgatattatattttaggTGGTAGATGTCACCACACCTGTCATCAATCACTGTTGGCTATAACATTTAACGTCGAATTGAAATTAATTCTAGAAAATtaaactactactactactattattattattattattattattattattattattattattattattattattacactcGTCATCAATCacaggttttattattattattactactactaTAATATAGACGCATCAAAAGAAGaaacttatatatattactactattattattactactattatAATATAGACGCATGAAAAGAAGAAACTTATCTGCACTGTTTTATTGCTTTATATATACAACGCGGCACCCCTAAGTCCTAACACCGCTCTTCTATACTAATCCTAAGCTTCACAGCATAATAAACAAAAGCACTCAACAGACTGTACAGTTTAGCCTCCAGAAGTGACCTAACAGGACTCTCATTGTCCTGCATTCCAAGGTCAATCATCATCTTCGAAAGATATACACCAAACACACCAGCATATCTACGATCTAACAGTgcctaaaacaaacaaaaactcaatccaaaatatatacatatatttatatatagttatatacaCATGCCACTTGCAAGCATCTAGATACTACACTTCCTTTTAGCAAAACCTATGTCTTCTCCCCTTCTTGCTCCCACTTTATGTGCATTATTGAGGGCAAACCACTGGCCACATCCTAAGCAGACAAAACAGCACTCTCAGATTTATTAGTGAGGGATTTGCTGCAAATATTAACCAACTTCGACTTGTCAGAGTCGGTGTCATATGATGAAAGCATCCTCTTCTGCATTAAAGGTTTGGCAGGAAAAGAATCAGTCAGTAGACCATGATGAAGTACAGTTATGAATAATAAGACAACACTAGCAGTGACAGTATGGAACATACAGTACACTAAAATTGGGAACATACAGAAGAAAAATCGAATGCAGGGAAGAACTATCCAtgcaattcaaaatatatatatatatatatatatataaaatcataaaataactcaTCCTACGCTTCATGCCCAGCTAACTTCTCTACACTTCAGCATGTGTGTTTGGAAAACAATTATCTCCAATGAGTCCTAAACATCATTGGAGTGTTGATTTTGTATATTAGAATGCCAAATCAGATAGAGTTTACAACTTCAAATAGTAATCAATAAGGGTCTATCTTATTACTAACACATTTCAATTATGGTGCAAACACTAAATTATAAGCACGTACAAAGGAAtgacaaaaatatagaaataatattaattgggcAACTTATTGCATAACACCCAACTTATGCTctagaaaataagtttttttatgaaaatcatcCATAGTACCAAACAACATACGTACAAAGATAGAGCCAAAATTCTATATTCACAGACCAACGAGAATGAGTCTTCCAGGAACAAAATATCAACATTGCgaaataaattcaaaacaatCCAGCCAGTTGAAAGCAATTTAATATCATATCTTTTGtcatgttaaataataaaagcaaGAAAGCAACAAGGATAAAAAGATGACCATGGCATCTATAACTAAATTAATGTGCACAATAACTATGTCTGTTGGAAAAATAACGAGGGAAAAAATGCCAACTATCGGAAACAAACTTACATGATCCTCAAATTCAGGACTCATTAAATTGATGGAGAGATTTCTCATCAACAACAATATCTGCAAAACAGCACAATATAAAGTACTCAGGCAGTCAAGCTAAGAACTTAAACCATAAAATTAGACTCCCTTTTCAAACCCTGAAAGAAAAGAATGATAGAGGCAAAGAAAATGATGTACTTGGTATTACATACCGTTTCCACATTTAATGGATCCATCTGTCGTAGTTTCTGTAGGTGATTAGTTGAATTTGGATCGAATACACTGCCGATGAAGCTGTAGACTTGTGCAAAATCTGGCATTACTGCATGGACAAGTCAAACTTATCAACAGGAGCACGCAAGAATCATGAACATAGGAGTCAAACATGCTCAACAATTGCAATGTCAGACATAGCATACCAAAACATAACAAACTTAACAACATTAATACTATTCATATACATTTCTATTTATACACAAATAAGACAATGCAAGAGTTAAAGAATCGTGTAAATGAATAAAACAAACCACTAGGGGAAATTGGCAAAACATATAGTTATTTATATGCACTACTCACCTCGGGAAAAAAATtcagggaagagaaaaaaggaagtgtagtatatattttataaggtCCAGATGAGTTGAATTAAATATATCTAGCCCAGCCCTACTTGTTTCTTGAAGCTCCAACACATGAAAATGCATATGTTGAATTAAGGGCCCAGTCCCGAATCCTGGCCAACCAATCCTAAGCCAActctaaaatatatcattttatgtAGCAGTGGCACCGCACCagatcacaaaaaatataattttactattAATCCTGCTGTCCTCTCAATATACCAGCTCTAGAATTCTATAAATActccattttctttcattctttttgaACTGTCCTCTATATATAGCAGTTCTAGCTCtgcttcttgtgcttcttgaaaacgataatatataaaaaaatggaaacttTAATAAGCATGTTATTTTCGCATATTTTTACTTCCTTGAGGCTTGAACTGAAAGCTTCAAGGAACATCATGTAATTCCTTTTGCACGTTTCCTATGAACTTTTACGAAACCGATCAAAAACTTGTTCAACATTAAATTTTCTTCTTGATCTTGGATACATTTAAATGAACTCTTTAATATCTTtggtttatattttcttcttgatTAATCGCTATAGTTTATAGCACCAAGTCCAGCCCACCATGTAGATTTcacaataatgtaaaaaaattaaaacttcaaCCTCCCCCTTTTCTCCCCAACTAGTCCTGCATTCCTTCTTGTAGTTATACTGATAGAACGCTAATTGATAaaactgataaaaaataatattgaacaCTGAAATCACACAGATTACAGCAATACACTTGCTGTCCCAGAGACAATAGTCTCATACAGAGAGCATTCTAGAACCACACNNNNNNNNNNNNNNNNNNNNNNNNNNNNNNNNNNNNNNNNNNNNNNNNNNNNNNNNNNNNNNNNNNNNNNNNNNNNNNNNNNNNNNNNNNNNNNNNNNNNNNNNNNNNNNNNNNNNNNNNNNNNNNNNNNNNNNNNNNNNNNNNNNNNNNNNNNNNNNNNNNNNNNNNNNNNNNNNNNNNNNNNNNNNNNNNNNNNNNNNNNNNNNNNNNNNNNNNNNNNNNNNNNNNNNNNNNNNNNNNNNNNNNNNNNNNNNNNNNNNNNNNNNNNNNNNNNNNNNNNNNNNNNNNNNNNNNNNNNNNNNNNNNNNNNNNNNNNNNNNNNNNNNAGTGGGGACAATCGAGCAATGGCTAATCCCCATCCTAGTAAGCACGCGTTACTCCATTGGGATAGGTACATCCGGATTCCTTCCGCATTTTATTGGAACCATAACTCACGAAGTGCCTCCACATCACTAACTACATTATCTAAGTTCTATCACAAGATCTACTCAAATATTTTGTGATTCTTCCATTATGTCAGATTCAAGCAGAATCAAGTTcaaattaagagataaaaaagCATTCCAACCTTTAATTGGCTCCTGGTCACCATGATTAATCCTTTTGCTACTTGGCCAAGTTGGAGGGTTGCTCTCATTACTACTGCTGCAGCAACCATTAAGAGGAGCAGTTTGTCCAGCTCCAGTGAATCCCATGTCATCTaacaaacaaaccaaaaaactttaCAACTTAGGTAAGCCTTCCTTAAATTTGCAGTCATCATAGAATAGACtctaaaaattacatatttgaataacaaaaaatgaaaaaagaaaaacattgagTTCAGGACAAACATACCTCTGGTCACTTGTGGCACATTGACAGGTTGTGGTGTATTATTATAGTTCCAAGATGACGAAGGCATGTTAGTAACTGGAGTTCCAAGCGCAGATGAAGAATCCGGGATATAAATGTATGCAGGTTCAAtgaaagaagatgaagattgcAATGGGCCCATAACTTGGGATACAGTAGGAGCTGataaaatgcaaaaacaaataAGTGTTACTCAAAATTTGATGCAATAGACAAGAACATTAAAAGTGGTTGGCGTTGACTATACTAACTTTTAGGAGCTTTTTGAGGGTATGGGCGAGCAGCTTTTCTCTTTGGCCGGGAGGAGGTACATGTTCACTTGTTCCCTTCTTCTGAACTTTAAGAAAATACTTCTGTGCATGACTTCGTATCTGCCAAATAGAATTTTACACAGAACAGTGAAGAATGGACAGTTAGAGGAACATGTAAGTGTCAGatattaagcacaagaaaaTTGATGAAAGAAACACTATACACATTATATAATCCAATATGAGTTTATAGCTTTACGTCTTTTCTTTTGTACTTAATCGAACATGCAACAAAGCAACAAATTACAAGTCTAAGTCCTTTCCATCATCAATCCTTAgtcttttgaagaaaaacacagtataaattaaatttcattgtgATGCAACAAAATCTAGACAGAAATATTTGAtgaacaaattcaaatggttttcTAGTAAGGGAAAATATAAAAGCTATGGAAAGATTCAAACTCAGGTCAGAGGCTTCAATAAAAAGTCTTTTGGAAACCAGCATGTTACCATTTAGTAATCTTCAATTCATGCATAATATTAATgacactaaaaaaaattcattaaatagcCAGTAAGGAATTCAAAATCCAAGCATAATgtgaaatcaagaaaaaaattattattctgaCGTTTCactgttttaaaaaagaaaccaaaatcAGCTAACATACACTAGTAACTTGTTTTTTGTTTCCTATTACTTCTATTATAAATACCTGGATAACTGTTTTTGAACCAACAAATGCTTCAATCTTTTTCCAGTCCCGATCAAATCTGAAATTAGTCAAGCGAAAGTgagaaacacaaaaaaaaaggtaaaagtaaACAAACAAATCATAAACCATCAATATTGTTACATATACTGGTTTTGGAATGCAATGAACAGAAGGGAAAAAAACAACTTCTTATGTAGCCAGTATGGAATTGCATTTTTTGGTGAGCACAATGCACACTGGCAAAATGGCAAAATACCAGCCATGTGGCTTCATGATCTTTTCTAAAGCTACTCTCTAGATGAACTATGGCGTTTTAAAATCCTATTTCTTTAACTATCTATCTACGTCTCTATATAAAGCATCCCATTACAGAATCTGCATTCTGCGACTCGTTCCTTAATTGGAAGGGGACAACCAATGATTGAAAAGTCTAAACACTACTGAACATGTTGTAAGCAAACCATAAACCCTTGAAATAATAAAAGCAATAGCTTAAAACAGACCAGTTTGTTCTCTGATGCAGCTCTTTCAGAATTTCAGGTAAAATTGCTTGCAACATGACCAAATACAAAATGAATAGCTTAAAACAGACCAGTTTGTTCTCTGATATGTACAGATGCTGCTCTTTCAGAATTTCAGGTAAAATTGCTCGCAACATGACCAAATACAAAATGTCAAAAACTAGTTAGAACTAAATTACTTCTCAATGTCATACTTATAACCCCACCCTACAATCCAATCATTAACTTGTTCACACCCTACCAGACTTGAAGTAATTAAGGAAATTTAATAGTTACTTTTGCTAACCCTTATCTTAATCAAAACTAAAAACCCAAATAAAACAACAGCAACCAAACCATATCAACATTATAAagcaaaaagtaaataatttttgaaaaagcaaTATAAAACACAACCCTGAACAATTCACACTACAGAGCCACCTATTCCTTACTAATtacttgaaaaattaaaaaaaaaatcacgatTAACCAATTACCTTTAATCATCTAGAACCCTCAAGAACGGGCAAATTCccaaaatttgaagaaaaataattaaaacagtcACCAATCCTCCAATCCCTTTAATTATCTAGAATCCTCAAGAACTAGCAAATTCccaaaattgaaatgaaaaaaattaaaaacagtcACCAGTCCTCCAATCCCTTGCCAGTGCCTAATTCACAGCACATGGATTTGAATtcagtgaaaaaaatataaaactaaattcTAAAAAGGACTCACAATTGGAGAGCTTCTAGAAACTTGTCGTGCTCCTGCTCAGTCCAGCTCTCCCTGGACTTGGTAATCGTGTAGGGTTTCCTGATCTTCTTACTCGGATCCTCCACGGCGGCGTGAGAAGGCGGAGCAGGCAGCGGGGGCGGTGGAAGATTGTTGACGCCGGGAAGGGCCATGTTGGAGGGATCGAAGAAGTAGAAGCCTTGAGCAGGGCTTGGGTTCACCGACACCATCAAGACCAAACCGAAACCTCAATCGAATCGAATCGAATCAGTTTAGTGTTTTGTAACCTCAATCGAATCGAATCAGTTAGTGTTTCGTGCTCCCAATAACTCTGTTTCTGTTTGGGGGTGCGCTGTGACTCTTGTCTTTCGATTTGCTCGTCCTCTCGCGAACTTCGTTTTGGTAAATCCAGCAACTAACATTTTATATAGACCGCGAGAAGGGCTGAAATTACGCTTTTGTCCTTGGACCACTTCTACGTTTACACAGTGACAACAACTGTCACCCCATGGCGGTTATTTCTGGTTAAGTGAATATAC
This region of Glycine max cultivar Williams 82 chromosome 7, Glycine_max_v4.0, whole genome shotgun sequence genomic DNA includes:
- the MYB133 gene encoding MYB transcription factor MYB133, whose protein sequence is MVSVNPSPAQGFYFFDPSNMALPGVNNLPPPPLPAPPSHAAVEDPSKKIRKPYTITKSRESWTEQEHDKFLEALQLFDRDWKKIEAFVGSKTVIQIRSHAQKYFLKVQKKGTSEHVPPPRPKRKAARPYPQKAPKTPTVSQVMGPLQSSSSFIEPAYIYIPDSSSALGTPVTNMPSSSWNYNNTPQPVNVPQVTRDDMGFTVAGQTAPLNCCCSSSNESNPPTWPSSKRINQGDQEPIKVMPDFAQVYSFIGSVFDPNSTNHLQKLRQMDPLNVETILLLMRNLSINLMSPEFEDHKRMLSSYDTDSDKSKLVNICSKSLTNKSESAVLSA